A part of Candidatus Aminicenantes bacterium genomic DNA contains:
- a CDS encoding (2Fe-2S)-binding protein, with the protein MAREKNKAEDLRIAGIDRSNAIHIRVNGRLVAAVLGETVLAALTAAGYKVLKKSNVRGEPRGPFCGMGVCYECLVTIDGVPKQRSCMVEAADNMEIILYEPNRG; encoded by the coding sequence ATGGCTCGCGAAAAGAATAAAGCCGAAGACCTGCGCATCGCCGGCATCGACCGTTCCAACGCAATCCATATCCGCGTCAACGGCCGCTTGGTGGCGGCCGTCCTTGGCGAGACCGTGCTGGCCGCCTTGACGGCAGCCGGATACAAAGTCCTCAAAAAGAGCAACGTGCGCGGCGAACCCAGGGGCCCGTTCTGCGGCATGGGCGTCTGCTACGAGTGTTTGGTGACCATTGACGGCGTTCCCAAGCAGCGTTCCTGCATGGTCGAAGCCGCGGATAACATGGAGATCATCCTCTATGAGCCAAACCGCGGTTGA